Below is a window of Caldicellulosiruptoraceae bacterium PP1 DNA.
TTAAGGAGGCTGGTATCAGAAAAAACTACTACAAAAACCCAACCGAAGATGCTGTAATTATGTGGCTTTATTTAGGCTAAGAAACTTTTGATTGAGTATTTACAACAGAAGAGGGATCTATAGCTAATGAATCTGTATATTCAACTATTTCAATCTCACAATTTGGCCCAATTTCTATATTCCTGCCACGTACAATCTTACAGGTGGTATTTTCAAGATGAATAACATCACCTTCTATGCTGTTTACATCAAGCCTTGAATCAAAAGACCTGATTAAATTTGATAATAATGGAATTTTTACACCCTTTACATATATACTTGTGCATCCGATTTCTCTAACAGAACATTTTCTGAAAACCTTTATTGAAATATTCTCAGCATTGAGGAGCCCATCTATGTTAAAGCTGCCTTTGACCTCAAAGTTATCAGCACTGAAATCACCCTTTGTGCTAACAAAGCCATTAATTTCAACATTATTAGCATCAACATTACCAAGTATATTAAGTGTACCATTGATTTCAAAATTATCAGTATTTAGATCATTTGATATAGAGCATGTGCCATTTACCTCAATACTATCTGTTTTTACAAAGCCGTTAAAGTTAGCAGTTCCATTTATTTCAATACTTTGAGCATGAACATCACCTTGATGATTAATAACTCCATTACATTCTAATGTAGTACAGTTAATATTTCCGTTTCCATTTCCAGCGCCGTTAATCTCTACATTGCTATAATTTCCTCCTGCAATTTGGCCAGCACCATTAATAACTACGTTATATCTTTCATTTTCACTCATAAAAAATCTCCCTTTCTATATTTTTTTCAGTTTTAATTCTTCAATACACTTTTCAATATCAATAGAAGCAATAATCTTAGCCTCTTTATCAAACAATGTATTTTCACAACCAAGGACAATAAATGATATACCAAATTTTCTCACAATACTTAAAATTTTGTATGTTCCAACAAAATTTTCATCAGAACTAGGATTTAATGTGTCAATTATAAGCTTTGCTTCTTCTAATGTGATTTCACTGTTAATAAGTAAACTGTCAATAATATAAGAGCATATAATCTCAGTGAACGATAATAATTGCTTTTCACCCCAGAACATCTTCAGAAAATTAAATGTTCTTGACGAAACAATGTTATGGGTTATTAAACTGTCTAGAGTAAGCTCTCTTATAACTATATTTTCAGAGAATACATCAGCTAATTGGTCAAGGGACAGGTCATCTTTCATATTTTTGATTTTATTTATCCTGTCTATTATCTTATCTTTTGGGAAAAATGTTTCTTGTCCTGTAAATGTAGATTTTCTAATAAACCATTCCTCAGGAATAAGCTTTTTCCTTTTCCAACGATAAAGCTGTCCATATGATATCTTTGTTATCTCTAATAGTTCCTTTTTTGAAATAAGTTCTTCGTTCATTTTTGCCACCTCAATATTATTGTAACATAACAATGTTACACTGTAAACAATAATTCTATAAATTTTGGAATATAAGTATGTGTTTTATAACTACTAAACTGTATTGAAGTAAAATAATATTAACAGCAATTATCAAATATTTATATTTTGAGATATATATAAAAATAAGACTTAAACACATCATTACAAAAAATACCTTGAATATTAAAAAATATAAAGGATTTTTGACTATGAGAAATCTCATTATAGGATTTGCTTCGTATATAAAAGAGTATTTTATACCAATATAGGTAAAAATAGCATCAATGAAATTTAATAAATAAAGAGAAAGGATTAATAAAAAATATTTAATTTTTTGAATACTCAAAAATAATCACCTCATTAATATAATTGCAAAAATAATGAAATATAAACTATTTAAAACAATATTGAATAAAATAAATATGTATTGATAAATTAGTAATTACTTTCAAAATTATAATTGTTATAAAGCCTTTTAAGTTATATAATATTTTAGTAAGTTTAAAGAAGGAAGGGGGCATATAATGAAAAGATTGTTTGGCACTGATGGCGTTAGAGGAATTGCAAACCAAGAGCTTACTTGTGAGCTTGCGTTTAACCTTGGGCGTGCAGGTGCATATGTTTTAACAAAGGTACACAAGAAACCAAAGATAATAATAGGGAAGGACACAAGGCTTTCTTGTGATATGCTTGAGTCTTCATTAGCAGCAGGGTTATCTTCTGTTGGTGCAGATGTTTATCTTGTTGGGGTAACAACAACACCGGCTATTGCATATCTAACTCGTGAAAAAGGATTTGATGCTGGGGTTATGATTTCAGCGTCACATAATCCTTATGAATTTAATGGAATTAAGTTTTTTAACTCTGATGGATTTAAACTTTCAGATGCTACAGAAATGGAGATTGAGGATATTATACTAAATAATAGGTTTGATGTTATCCCAAAACCAGAGAATAATATGATTGGTAAAATTCAAACAATCGATTTGAAAGAGGATTATAAGAGATTTTTAAAGTCGACTGTTGATGGACTTAATTTAGTTGGGACAAAGATAGTTCTTGATTGCGCAAATGGTGCTTCGTATAAGATTGCACCTGAAATTTTTAGAGAGCTTGGTGCTGATGTTGTTGTTCTTTCTGATAATCCAAATGGTATAAATATTAACAAAAACTGTGGGTCTACACATTTGGAACATCTTCAGGAAGAAGTCTTAAAACATCAAGCTGATTTTGGTATTGCCTTTGACGGTGATGCTGATAGATGCTTGGCTGTTGATGAAAATGGTGAGGTTGTTGATGGCGACAAAATAATGCTTTTGATTGCAAACAATCTCAAAAAACAAGGGAAATTATCAAGTGATACATTGGTTGTTACAGTTATGAGTAACTTAGGACTTTTTGTTGCAGCAAAAGAACTTGATATAAACCTTGAAGTAACTAAAGTAGGAGATAGATATGTTTTAGAGAAGATGCTTGATGGTAATTTTGTTGTTGGTGGAGAGCAATCAGGGCATATTATCCTATTAAGTCACACAACAACTGGAGATGGTATTTTAACATCACTACATCTTGCTAAATTAATAAAAGAAAGTGGCCAAAAGTTATCCGAACTCTCAAAAATCATGAAAGTATTTCCTCAAGTTCTCAAAAATGCAAAAGTATCAAATGAGAGAAAGAATGACTATATAAATGATATTAAAATAAAGAATTTTATTTCTGACCTTGAAAATAAATACAGCGGGAAAGGTAGAGTTTTAATAAGACCATCTGGTACAGAGCCACTTGTAAGAGTAATGATTGAGGGAGAAAACCTTGAAGAAATAACAAATGATGCTTCAAATCTTGCATTGCTAATAGAAGAAAGACTATCATAAAGTCTTTCTTACAAAAGCGCCTGAACCTACAAATACAGTAGGTTGACGAGGACCGAGGCTAATCGAGTTATCGGCGGATACCTCGGCGGATAAAGCCAAATAGCTTTATTCGAAAGTCTATGCTACAAAGCTTTTGGGGTAACCCAAAGACAAAGGCATAGGCAGTTTGCATAGATATTTAGATTTTAGGAGGATTATATATATGTGTGGCATTGTAGGCTATATTGGAGATAGAGATTGTATCTCTATTTTGATAAATGGTTTAAAAAGGCTTGAATATAGAGGATACGATTCAGCAGGTGTTGCTGTTATAGATAAAAATAATGAGAATATAAATATAATTAAAACTAAAGGAAGGCTTTCTGTTCTTGAAGAGAAGGTAAAAAAAAGCACTATTTCTGGTAACATTGGTATTGGACATACAAGATGGGCAACACATGGTGAACCATCTGATGAAAACTCACACCCACATACAAGCCAGAATGGCAGAATTGCAATTGTACACAATGGTATCATTGAAAACTATCTTAAACTAAAAGAATATCTTATCAAAAAAGGTTTTGAATTTACTTCTGATACAGATACAGAGGTTGTTGCTCATTTAATTGAATACTATTATAAAGGAGATATTATTGAAGCATTTATTAAAACACTTGAAAAAATTCAAGGTTCATATGCACTTGGAGTTTTAAGCCTTGATAATCCTGATATGATGCTTGCAGCAAGAAAGGATAGCCCACTTATTGTAGGACTTGGTCAAGGTGAGAATTTTATTGCATCAGATATTCCTGCAATCCTTGAATACACGAGAGATATATACATTCTTGAAGAAAATGAAATAGCAATACTTAAAAAAGATGGTGTCGAAATAATAAACACCGAAAGAGAAACAATAAATAAAGAGGTATTCCATGTAACATGGGATATTTCATCAGCTGAAAAAGGCGGCTATGAGCACTTTATGATAAAAGAAATTATGGAGCAGCCAAAAGCTGTTAAAGATACATTAACTGGAAGGTTACCAGAAGAAGGCTTTGATATCAACCTTGATGGAATTAAGATAACAGCAGATGATTTGAAGAATATCAATAAAATATTTATAGTTGCTTGTGGAACTGCTTATCATGCTGGTATTGTTGGTAAATATGTAATTGAAAAACTAACCCGAATTCCTGTTGAGGTTGATATAGCAAGTGAGTTTAGATATAGAGATCCAATAATTGATAAGAATACATTAACAATTGTTATTTCTCAATCCGGTGAAACAATAGATACATTAGTTGCAATGAGAGAGGCTAAAATAAGAGGTTCAAGAACACTTGGGATAGTTAATGTTGTAGGTTCATCTATAGCAAGAGAGGTTGATGACTGCCTTTATACATGGGCAGGTCCTGAAATTGCAGTTGCCTCAACAAAGGCATATACAACCCAGCTAATTTGCTTATATCTGATAGCTCTGGACTTTGCTAAGAAGCTTGAAAGAATATCAGATGACCAATTTATTAGGCTTAGTAGAGAGATTAGAAGCATTCCTGAAAAGATTGAAAATATACTTACTCATAAAGAAAATATACAAAAATATGCTTCAGAAAACTTCAATGCAAAGGATATCTTTTATTTAGGAAGAGGGCTTGATTTTGCAGTTGCTATGGAAGGATCTTTAAAACTCAAAGAGATTTCATATATACATTCTGAAGCCTATGCAGCAGGCGAATTAAAACATGGAACAATTGCTTTAATTGAGAAAGGGACATTTGTTTTAGCATTAGCAACACAAGAAGCACTATTTGATAAGATGATAAGCAATATAAAAGAGGTTAAATCTCGTGGTGCCGTTGTAATGTCAGTAGCACTTGAAGGAAACACAGAGATAGAAAAGGTATCAGATTATGTTTTATATATCCCTAAAACAGAACCAGAGATTGCACCAGTTTTAACTGTTATACCATTGCAGCTTTTTGCTTATTACACAGCAGTATTCAGGGGCTGCGATGTAGACAAACCAAGAAACTTAGCAAAAAGCGTAACTGTAGAGTAAAACCAATGAGCCAATGGGGACGGTTGTATATACACAATAAACTCCACTCCATGATAATAAAGTTGACTCTATGATAATAAAGTTCATTCCAAAACCTCGTAGCAGATGCAGGATAACTCCTGATTTGCTGCGGGGCTTTTGTTTTTTAGGGTAGGTAGGGCTAAGGTGTAAGGGTTAAGAAATTAGATTCTTTATTAGAATTTTGATTAGAATGTTGTGATGATTAAAGCCTTCAAACTATTGATTTTAAAGGGATTGAGGATAGTATTGATTACTGTATTGAAGGAAATATTGATATATTAATTGATAAGATGCACTGAAGGATGCACATACCTTAACCCTTATCCCATGAAACTTATCCCTATTTTTCTTTCAACTTGCTCCTAAAAAGAACCAACTTTATTTTAAAAATTATTACAAGGATTAAGGAAAAAGTGTTAATAAATGGGATAAAAATATGAGATTTTAGAGCGGACTTTATTATCTGGAAAGAAATAGGGAAATAGGTTCAAGGTGAGAAGGGATAAGGGGTTGAGGGTGTGAGGGCTGGAGCGGAGTTTATTTTAAATATACATAGTTAGGGGTAAGGATTTTTGGGGATAAGGAATAAGGAAAAATCAATAAATAATAAAGTTTGCTCCGTGATAATAAAGTTGATTCTAAAACAATAAAGTCGGTTCTGTAATAATAAAGTTGGTCCTGGAATAATGAAGTTATGCCATTGAAAGGTTATAAAGTGGTATGAAAATAGAATTAAAGATTAAGAATTACAAATGCAGAATGCTTGTTTCATAAGTAGCAAAATTTTATCAAAATAAAATTGAAGTTATAACGGGAATTTATTATCAGGATTTAGAGCATGGATATTAAAAAATAGAAGGAGATATTTATAGTAAGGTATTTGGATAAATAAATATTAATGTATAATGATAATAGGATATTATTTTTACTTTTGCAGAATATAGAGAAATGATAAAATAGAAATGCATCAATACAAGTAAAAGGAGTCGTGAGGGTATGAAAATTCTTCAATTGAAGATAACATTAAAAGACGTAAAGCCTCCTGTCTGGAGAAGGGTATTGGTTAGAGACGATATCACGTTTTATAAACTCCACAGGATAATCCAGTATGCGATGGGATGGTTTGAATCCCACCTTTATGAGTTCAGGCTAGGAGAAATGATTATTGGGGAAAAAGATGATGACTGGGACTTTTACGACAGATATGAAGTAAAAAGTGCAAAAAGGGTAAAGTTAAGCAGCATGAACTTTGCGCCAAAGGATAAATTCAGATATGTTTACGATTTTGGTGATGACTGGAGACATGACATTGTTGTTGAGAAGGTGCTTGCCCCAGAAGAAGGTATTAAATATCCAGTATGTATCGGTGGTAAAAGAAACTGTCCTCCTGAAGATGTAGGTGGGCCGTGGGGATATGAGGACTTTCTTGAAGCAATTCAAGACCCGCAGCATCCAGAGCATGAATCCATGCTTGAATGGGTGGGGGGTTCTTTTGACCCTGAAGAATTCAGCATAGATGAAGTCAATAATATGTTGAAGATGATAAAGTAAAAGCATATAGAACATATTTTATCGGACTTTGTATGGAGGAGATAAGGTGATAAAATAGGGGGAAAAATAACATGTCAGATAACATTAATAAAGTAGTTGTTATTTATAAATCAAAATATGGCAGCGCACAACGCTATGCACAGTGGATTGCAGATGAAGTCAAGGCGGATTTATTTGAAAGGTCTAAAATTACACTAAACGACATACTCAAATATGATACAATTGTTTATGGCGGTTCACTGTATGCTACTGGTATTTTGGGTATCTCACTCATAAAAAAGAACTTCGACAGAATGAAAGATAAAAAAGTGATAGTATTCTCTGTAGGTGCGTCTCCCGCACATCCTGAAGCAATAAATGATATTAAAAATAATAATTTTACTGAAGAAATGAAGGAAAAAGTCTATTTCTTTCACTTGCGGGGTGGCTTCAATTATAAAAAGTTAAATCCAATTGATAAGGTTTTAATGTATCTTCTAAAGAAAAAAATTGAGCATAAAAAACCTGATGAACTTACTGACGATGAAAAAGGAATGCTTATATGCTATAAACATCCTGTTGACTGGACAAATAAAAAATCAATAAATCCGATTATTGAATCAATAAAAAGTAGAAGTCCAGGGCTAAGAAGAGAATCTTAGGCATTTATTAATTTTACAAATATTGCATTGTATATTATTAAAGTGTGATACAATAGTTATTAAGCAAATTTATAGGGGGTATTTGGAATATGAAATTTAGAAAGTCTATAAGTTTACTGGTATTATGTATTGCTGCTCTGTCATTGATTGCAACAACATGTGGAATTTTTTCAAAACAAGGTCCTGGAGAATATAATTTTACATCAATACACGGTCAAACAATAACTATTTACGGTAAAGGAATATATGGCAACAATTCTGTATTAGCAGCCCTGCAGGCCATACCGCAGGATATCGTGACATTGGGTTTAGGCATCCCGATTCTTATAATCTCGCTCTTTCTGGCAAGAAAAGGTTTAATAAAAGGAAGGCTGCTTCTAGGTGGAACATTGGGATATTTTTTAATTACATATATGATGTATACATTTATTGCAATGTATAACAGGCTGTTTTTGGTATATGTAGTGCTTATGTCAGCAAGTTTTTTTGCATTTGTTTTGACTTTGCTGGCATTTGATATTGAAAAAATGAGTTCTTATTTCAGTAATAAATTGCCAGTTAGGTTTGCAGGAGGCTACCTAATGTTCTCTACGGCAATGATAGGATACTTGTGGCTTGCGAGAGTCATACCAACACTCATTGACGGTTCTGTACCTTTGGAAGTGGAGCATGGTACTACACTAACAGTTCAAGCATTTGACCTGGCATTCTTTCTGCCTGGGATTTTTTTATCGGGGCTGCTTTTGATAAAGAAAAAACCGTTTGGTTACATGTTAGCACCAATTGCGACGGTCACTAATGTTTTAATAATGGCTGCGCTTTTATCAAAGGGAATTTCAATGAACCTGGCCGGCATAGAAGGAACTCTTCCAATGATTATTATGACCTCTTTATTTGGCTTGATAGCAATTGTGTCTTTATTTTTGATATTTAGGAATGTAAACGAACCTGTGCGCACATAAAAAGAAGGCTTTTCGGAACAACAATATTTTATTTTAGTATGGTTTTTCTGTATACCACAAAAAAACTTTATTAAAATAAAACTTAATAAAATTGGAATTTATTGTTACTATATTTATGTGCATGGATATTAAAGAGAAGCCGATGTTGATAGTAAGGTATTTTGGCTAAAAGAGAGGTTAATTAAGTGGTTTTGTGGGGAATCTTCATTAGCGCTTTTTTAATAGGCTTTTCAGGAGCAATGATGCCTGGGCCTATGTTAGGGGTTACGATTGACGGCAGCCTTAAAAAAGGGTGGACAGCAGGCCCTTTGACAGTGTTAGGGCATGGAATATTGGAACTTATATTGATTATCATCATGACATTCGGACTTAAAGATTTCTTTTCCAATCCGACGGTTGCAGGATTTATCGGATTATTTGGCGGCGCTTTTCTCGCATGGATGGGCTATGGAATGATAAAATCCGGCATTAATAAATCAGTTTCTTTGGAGAGCCAAAGAGCAGGGAATAGTGCTGGAGTGGGGAATCTTGCATTGGCGGGAGCGCTTGTAAGTGCTACCAATCCGTATTTTATTCTCTGGTGGGCGTCAACAGGTATGGAATCAATACGCCAGTCTTATACTTCAGGGCTAATTGGTGTTTTGTTCTTTTTTGTAGGACATATTTTATCCGACTTTGTATGGTATTCAGCAATTTCCACGGCATTTTCCAGAGGCAAGAAACTGATAAGTGATACTGTATATCGCTGGATTATTTTGTTGTTAGGCATATTTATTATAGCATTTTCAATCTATTTTATAGGCAGTGGATGGAAAATGCTTCAAACCTGATGATATAATTTCAAGGTGGACCTGATGAAAAAGATGCTATTACCTCGTAATAGATTTAAAATTTAAACTGGAGGTCAAACTCTATGAAATCAATGCTTTTTGAAATTAACAAGAAAAGATGGTTGACGCTATTTTTAGTAGCATTATCAGCAACAATATTTAGATTGATACTGCAGGCTTTTATCCCTTCAAGCGGTAGTAATCCTTTTCCTCCGAGTGCAATCGTCAAAGCAGGACTATTAATCCCCTCTTTTACTATTTATGCACTAATAACCTATTTTTTATTAGCGGTAGTATTTGTCATAATACAGGGTCGTCTACCAGGAACAAAGATTAAAAAAGGTTTAATGTTCGGTTTTTTATTCTGCATGATGTGGGGAATATACTTATTTGAGCCTTTACCTCACGTTTCAAGCACATCACTGACCGAACTTTTTGCTTATCCAATAGTGGATGGAATATCACTTGTATTTTTAGGATTGCTGTTAGGAAAATTCGTTGCTGTAGATTCCCAATTGTCAAGGAAAGTATACATTAATCTTAACATTGTACCGTTAATGGCAATACCTGTATGTTTCCTAGTACTGAGAGTATTTTGTTATAGTATAGTTCATATTTATTCCTCTTTTACTACCAATCCGTTAGGAACAATGATATGGGTAGTTGCATCAGGTATCTGGATAGGGGTTTTGTATTTATTTCTCGGACAAGGCATTAAGATAGAATCTCCGATGTTAAAATCACTATTTTTTGGCATTATAGTCTTTGGAATTAACCTTTTTCTTTTCAATTTTTTCATTACTTTGGTGTTCGAATCAGATATTGCTGATTTAATCATAAGAACTATGACAGACATCATATCTGTAACGATAGGAGTCTATATTTATGAGAAAGTTCGTTTCCTCATGATTTTGGCTCACAGCAAATAGTAAGTATTCAGAAAATGCAAATAGTTAATATCAATGTAAAATAGAAGGATTTCATTGGCTATACTTTATTGCACATTATTTATTAAATTCGAAGCAAGAAATATACATGTAAGATTAAAAATGATTTACCGTATTTATTTCGGAGGGAAGTAAAAGATGACAAATGAAATATTAAATAAATCCTGTTGTAGAGGTAAAATAGAATCATCTCATAAAATAGAGGATGACAATATATGTCCTGTATGTAAAACATCAGGAATTAAAGTAAAGAATATTACTGTCAGGCATTTGGTAGTTGATACGCTGACAGAATCGGTCAGAGATATGGATTATTATATATGCATGAATGAAGAATGTGATATTGTTTATTATAATCCAGAATCAGGCATTAAGTTTGATAAGCAGCAAGTGAAAGTGCCTGTATGGTTTAAAAAAGACGCTAATCCTAAATATGCCTGCTATTGCAGCAAGGTTACAGAGGATCGGATAATAGATGCCGTAATAAAACACGGTGCAAAAACAGTTAAGGATATAATAGAAATCACAGGGGCGATGAAAAACAGCCAGTGTCTAAAGAATAACCCATTAGGGAAATGCTGTCATGAAATAATTCAGAAGGCTATAGACAAAGGATTATCTATGAAATAAGTGCAGTTATATTTAATACTGCATTTTTTATAATCCAAAGGAAGGTATAATTCTATCTTAATATAAACTTTCCGTAATGGATTTCAAGAAAGGCTACGCTGATATTCAAAATGTTTCTAAATAGAAGCCTTTCTCATATAGTGCGGCTTGTTAACTTTAGGGAGGAAAAAGGTTATGGGAATTGATATGCATGAGAAGCAAGAAAAATAGGTCAGTTAACAGGAGATATGTCTTATACACTGCAAATTGTAAAGAAATTGAAAAGAATGGGTTTTAGTATAAAACAAGTATTACAAACTATTGAGTTGCCCGAGAGTGCTGTTTTGCAGGCTTTTGCTGTTAAAAATGCAATTGTTAAATATGCAGGATGGGTGAGTGGATATGGAAAGGTCATCATCCTTCAGTCAGGAAAGTACGATATTTAATATGCTCTTCTTGCGGACATAGACGTACAGGTCGGGCAAACGGTAACCAAAGGACTGCAAATAGGAGGTGCTGACTCTACAGGAAATTCCACACTTACGAACGTATCAGGAAAGACGAGTTTGCAATGATACTGGCCAGAGTTACAGGTGTATGTGGGGGATATGCAGAAGCTTTCAATATATTAGCTCAGATGGCCGGAATACCTTCAATAGTCATCAGCGGAGAAGCAATAAATACCAGGTTTTCTGGTCCGCATGCATGGAACATGGTCAAGGTGAATAATGAAGTCAGATATGTAGATGTTACCTGGGATGACCCGTTACCAGATGGGGGACCCGGATATGTAAGGTATAACTACTTTTTGTTGACAGAAGAACAAATAGCTAAAGACCACTCATGGGATAGAAACAAATACAACCCTGAATTCTTAGATTTGATGCAAAAGTATATGAACTAAATTTAAAGAGGCAGAGTTTTAAACTCTGCCTGTCGTTTTTATAAAGGTTCTATGTCAATAGTTGAGGTAGGTAATTTTGAAAAAGACTTGTCAATAATTTTGTGTCTGTTCATAGTAACGTAACTGGAAAAGTTGATTTGTATCATAAATACATGATTTAATTTTTGGGACCGAATTTTTCCATTTGCTTTGTTTAAAACGTTCTCTTTGCAAGAAGATATTCAATATTATTATTTAAATAAATATTAAGTTCAGCTAACATAAATAAATTTAAGAATTCTTCCAGGAAAGCCTGCATAACAGGTTTATTATTTGGGTCATTATAAAAATATTTATTAAGCATTTTTTCAACTGTGTCATTTTTTATTTTTTCAAGGGTATTTTTATCCATTATACCTACCCCCCTTTATCTTTTATTATATATCAGACACAATTTCATTTTAACATCCATAGAAGGGATAAAGGGTTGAGGGTGTGAGGGCTGGAGTGGAGATTATTTTAAATATACATTTGGATGAGGTAAATTATTATTTGAAGATGATTAAGTAAAGATATGGTGGATGGTTGATATACCCCCTTCTATAATAGTTTTATTTTTTTTCATTGTCTACTATAATAAGAGCATAAAGCCTACCAAAAACTTTTTCTTATTGCTTTAATATTTCTTCTCTTTTTAAAATATGATTAAAGATACAAGCTTTTCTCTATGAATTAATCTAAAGGTAACTTTCTCAACACAAGCCCCACCTTGTTTGATTTCTTATCAATAACAACATATCCGAACTTTGGAAACTTTAATAGTGATTTGTACATAATAAAGTCAGCAGATGTATTTGTATATTCGGGGGCGTATCTAAACCTGAATGTTTCACTTTCCACAATGGTATAATTTGAATTTTTGGCAGGGAATTTGACAATAAAATTGCCTTTTTTATCTATTAAACCAATTGTATATCCTTTTATCACAACAGATGCCATTTCAGCAAAGAAAGAGCTTGCTTCAACAAATTGAGGCTTTAGAATGTAATTTCCTGAAGAATTTATATATCCCCAGTATTTATTTTGATGGACAGCAGCACATCCTTCCTGAAAATTTCTTACACTGTCAAATTGGGGGTTTATGGCTATTTTAAAGTTTTGGTTTATAAATCCCCATTTGCCATTTTGCTTGATAGAACAAAGCCCTTCAGAAAATTCGCCTATATCATCAAACATAGGCTTTATTGTCCATTTGCCGTTTATATCAACAATTCCCCATTTTTTATTTTTATAGACAGCCATAACATTATTAATGCCAATACCTTTTACATTATCAAAGGCTTCTTTACTTTCCAAGGTTTTACCACTTTTGTGGAAAATCAGCTTATATTTTTGACCCGCAAGCTGCCAAGATATAGAGTCAGGAAGCGGATCTGATTTTTTTTGTTTTGACTCAGAATTTTGCTGATTTATGCTATTATCAAGCACATTTTTAAACTTCTGATTAGATAACACATTTTCAAATGAATCATATTGACACTCTACGAAAGAATTACCAAGGGTATCAATTGCACCAAATTTGCCATCCTTTGAAACTAAAAAATATTGTATATACCATCCTGGCCATACACCATCTTTTAGTTCAACCACAGATAGGCAATAATTTCCATAAACAACGTGAGGTAGATTGTATTTGGTATTTGGATTAAAGCTGAGAATTTGCACAAAATACATCTTATCAAATTGAGGAGGAATGAATACTTTTTTATCCAAATTTAAAAAACCATATTTACCATCTTTTTCGCAGATGTATACATTTAGCCATGGATTTATCACTTCTAAAGAATCCAGGATTGGTTTTGCAATTATGTTAATTTTAGAATCAATAAAGCCTACTTTTCCATTCTGCAAGATTGCAAAGATGCCTTTGTATATTTTATTCTCAATGCCCATAATTGAAGAGCCGATAAAAACAATCGGATGTATTTCATCAAATTGAGGCTTC
It encodes the following:
- a CDS encoding LysE family transporter: MVLWGIFISAFLIGFSGAMMPGPMLGVTIDGSLKKGWTAGPLTVLGHGILELILIIIMTFGLKDFFSNPTVAGFIGLFGGAFLAWMGYGMIKSGINKSVSLESQRAGNSAGVGNLALAGALVSATNPYFILWWASTGMESIRQSYTSGLIGVLFFFVGHILSDFVWYSAISTAFSRGKKLISDTVYRWIILLLGIFIIAFSIYFIGSGWKMLQT
- a CDS encoding transglutaminase domain-containing protein, yielding MILARVTGVCGGYAEAFNILAQMAGIPSIVISGEAINTRFSGPHAWNMVKVNNEVRYVDVTWDDPLPDGGPGYVRYNYFLLTEEQIAKDHSWDRNKYNPEFLDLMQKYMN
- a CDS encoding Csac_0668 family 2Fe-2S cluster-binding (seleno)protein, with the protein product MTNEILNKSCCRGKIESSHKIEDDNICPVCKTSGIKVKNITVRHLVVDTLTESVRDMDYYICMNEECDIVYYNPESGIKFDKQQVKVPVWFKKDANPKYACYCSKVTEDRIIDAVIKHGAKTVKDIIEITGAMKNSQCLKNNPLGKCCHEIIQKAIDKGLSMK
- a CDS encoding WG repeat-containing protein; translated protein: MQKKFKMILSSFIISFYILALFTISFPQQAKNQKFIYLSPQFDNFQFWENGWISYLKGSKWGIMDSNGNILLKPQFDEIHPIVFIGSSIMGIENKIYKGIFAILQNGKVGFIDSKINIIAKPILDSLEVINPWLNVYICEKDGKYGFLNLDKKVFIPPQFDKMYFVQILSFNPNTKYNLPHVVYGNYCLSVVELKDGVWPGWYIQYFLVSKDGKFGAIDTLGNSFVECQYDSFENVLSNQKFKNVLDNSINQQNSESKQKKSDPLPDSISWQLAGQKYKLIFHKSGKTLESKEAFDNVKGIGINNVMAVYKNKKWGIVDINGKWTIKPMFDDIGEFSEGLCSIKQNGKWGFINQNFKIAINPQFDSVRNFQEGCAAVHQNKYWGYINSSGNYILKPQFVEASSFFAEMASVVIKGYTIGLIDKKGNFIVKFPAKNSNYTIVESETFRFRYAPEYTNTSADFIMYKSLLKFPKFGYVVIDKKSNKVGLVLRKLPLD
- a CDS encoding flavodoxin domain-containing protein codes for the protein MSDNINKVVVIYKSKYGSAQRYAQWIADEVKADLFERSKITLNDILKYDTIVYGGSLYATGILGISLIKKNFDRMKDKKVIVFSVGASPAHPEAINDIKNNNFTEEMKEKVYFFHLRGGFNYKKLNPIDKVLMYLLKKKIEHKKPDELTDDEKGMLICYKHPVDWTNKKSINPIIESIKSRSPGLRRES